From the genome of Grus americana isolate bGruAme1 chromosome 9, bGruAme1.mat, whole genome shotgun sequence, one region includes:
- the KCNE4 gene encoding potassium voltage-gated channel subfamily E member 4: protein MDHANITLTMLDAESRNTEKNNSNEYFYILIVMSFYGIFLIGIMLGYMKSKRKEKKSNLLLLYKDEEREWGEAVKPLPTISGLKSVQIPMMLNMLQESMVPSLSCAICSMEGSSVSSESSSPDVHFTIQEEVLDAELGEVSETLLNESSEGSAENIHKNS, encoded by the coding sequence ATGGACCATGCAAACATCACCCTAACCATGCTCGATGCTGAATCCCGCAACACGGAGAAGAACAACAGCAACGAGTATTTTTACATTCTGATCGTCATGTCTTTCTACGGGATCTTCCTGATAGGGATAATGCTGGGCTACATgaaatccaaaagaaaagagaagaagtcCAATTTGCTTCTGCTCTACAAAGATGAGGAGAGAGAATGGGGGGAAGCTGTGAAGCCTCTACCAACCATATCGGGGCTGAAATCTGTCCAGATCCCCATGATGCTGAACATGCTGCAGGAGAGCATGGTGCCGTCCCTGTCCTGCGCCATCTGCTCGATGGAAGGCAGCAGTGTGAGCTCCGAATCCTCCTCCCCAGACGTGCACTTCACCATCCAGGAGGAAGTGCTGGACGCCGAACTGGGGGAAGTGTCAGAAACGCTCCTCAACGAGAGCAGCGAGGGATCTGCGGAAAACATCCACAAGAACTCCTAG